Proteins encoded within one genomic window of Rossellomorea vietnamensis:
- a CDS encoding biotin transporter BioY translates to MNGEKLRMIIHCAIFAAMTGIFAQIEIPLPLVPISGQTLAVGITATILGSRYGALSLICYAALGAVGVPVFAGFSGGAQVLVGPTGGYIFGFIIAAYFTGLILEKTRFTIPMAMIANTVGMIITLILGTIQLKFVADLGWSQAMAAGVYPFIVVGLIKAFLASWIGITVRKRLVQAKLIQNPNVAA, encoded by the coding sequence ATGAATGGAGAAAAATTGAGGATGATCATTCACTGTGCCATCTTTGCTGCCATGACAGGAATTTTCGCACAGATTGAAATACCACTGCCACTCGTTCCCATCAGCGGCCAAACCCTGGCAGTCGGGATCACGGCTACGATTCTTGGAAGCAGATACGGGGCGCTGTCCTTGATATGTTATGCGGCACTCGGCGCGGTAGGGGTCCCGGTGTTTGCCGGTTTCAGTGGAGGGGCACAGGTCCTGGTCGGTCCGACAGGAGGCTATATCTTCGGATTTATCATTGCGGCTTACTTCACAGGACTCATTCTTGAAAAAACGAGATTTACGATTCCAATGGCGATGATCGCCAACACGGTCGGCATGATCATCACGTTGATCCTTGGAACCATCCAACTGAAATTTGTGGCGGATCTCGGCTGGAGTCAAGCGATGGCAGCGGGGGTTTATCCATTTATCGTCGTGGGACTGATCAAAGCATTCCTGGCAAGCTGGATTGGAATCACCGTAAGAAAACGATTGGTACAGGCAAAATTGATCCAGAACCCGAACGTGGCAGCATAA
- a CDS encoding lmo0937 family membrane protein, with protein MLWTIIGILLVLWLLGLIFKIGGAVIHVLLIIAVVVFLFNRITGRKKGL; from the coding sequence ATGCTTTGGACCATCATCGGAATCTTATTAGTTCTTTGGTTACTAGGATTGATCTTTAAAATCGGTGGAGCCGTCATCCATGTTCTACTGATCATCGCCGTTGTCGTATTCTTATTTAACAGAATCACCGGCCGCAAAAAAGGGCTATAA
- a CDS encoding GNAT family N-acetyltransferase, with protein MIRQLTEKDHVICQRLIQQQPAENLFIIGDIEAFGYEQDFQKIWGDFDEEGNLRGILLKYRENFIPYSMGDFDAEGFAAIINGTEDYSIVSGLKRIVTEVEPFLSREINSKRHMYYAKCDSASSMEDRELPHVKEASFTDLPQLVELLNAIPEFSEGSFTVEKRKHGMEKGVARSYYVEEDGKFVSSASTTAENSMSAMIVAVCTHPQYKKKGYATECMTKLCRDVLNEGKELCLFYDNPEAGKIYKRIGFKDIGYWSMYKFN; from the coding sequence ATGATCAGACAGCTTACAGAGAAAGATCATGTTATTTGTCAGCGACTCATTCAGCAGCAGCCTGCTGAGAACTTGTTCATCATCGGAGACATCGAAGCCTTTGGGTATGAACAGGATTTCCAGAAGATTTGGGGAGATTTTGATGAGGAAGGAAATCTCAGGGGGATCCTCCTCAAATACAGGGAAAATTTCATCCCTTATTCCATGGGGGATTTTGACGCAGAAGGCTTTGCCGCCATTATCAACGGAACAGAAGACTACAGCATCGTTTCAGGATTGAAACGGATTGTCACTGAAGTTGAACCCTTCTTATCCAGGGAAATCAATTCGAAAAGACATATGTATTACGCCAAATGTGACAGTGCATCCTCCATGGAAGACCGGGAGCTTCCTCATGTGAAAGAAGCTTCTTTCACCGATCTACCTCAACTCGTGGAGCTTTTGAACGCTATCCCGGAATTCAGTGAAGGAAGTTTTACGGTAGAGAAAAGAAAGCATGGGATGGAAAAGGGCGTAGCCCGCAGTTACTATGTAGAAGAGGACGGAAAGTTCGTTTCTTCCGCTTCCACAACAGCGGAAAACAGCATGTCCGCCATGATCGTCGCCGTATGCACACATCCCCAATACAAGAAAAAGGGCTACGCAACAGAGTGCATGACAAAGCTTTGCCGTGACGTATTGAACGAAGGAAAAGAACTATGCCTTTTTTATGATAATCCTGAAGCAGGAAAAATTTATAAGCGTATCGGATTCAAAGATATCGGTTATTGGTCAATGTATAAATTCAACTAA